The segment aaaacataaaatttaatgtaattttAACACCAAATTTTGTGTTGTGGTTGGAGATGCCAAGTGTTGCAATAACATCCAaacgttacaaaaaaaaaatttaatatagctTAATaggttaataataaaaaatatatatataattgtgcATCTCTAATAGTTATTGGAGATTTTCCTCTTTTTTAGTCTCTTCGATTGAAAAACATTTTACTTTCTTTACAATATTCcattaaactttaaaataaaaaaaaaatcgaaaataaattatctagaaaatactaaaaagtttGGAAATATATAAATAGGGCATCCCTAAACGCTACCATCAAACAAAAACCTTGGCTCCCCCCCGAATctagctttctctctctctctctctctctctctctctcgatggAGAAGAATCAAGCAAGCCTTCTTCTCCAGCAACAGCTCAAacgtctctttctttcttttattcgATTCCTTCTAGGATTTTCGAATTCGATCTCGCGTTTCTCAATTGATTGAGCTGAATTTCGATTCCGTTAACCTAATTTTGTTGGTTTTTGTTTGCAGATCTGTGCAAGAACCCGGTTGATGGTTTCTCCGCTGGTCTCGTCGACGAGAGTAACGTCTTTCAGTGGAGCGTCTCGATCATGGGTCCTCCCGATACTTTGTAGTGAGTCTTTATTTGATTCTATACGGAATTGGAGATTGTGTGTTGATTTGGTTTGTTTCTTTAGATCAAGATGTAGTTTATTGATATATTGAATTTGCCTTAGCTGATTGGTTCTGTGGTAGAGGTTTAAGTATCTCATGTGAGCTTTAGATTTTAAActgttttgatgattttttttttctttggcatTGGAACTTTATTCTCTGGATGTAGTGAAGGGGGATTCTTTAATGCAATTATGACATTTCCAGAGGAATATCCTAACCTCCCACCAACTGTGAGGTTCACCTCGGAGATGTGGCATCCTAATGGTAACTGCTTATTCTGAATAaataactctctctctcttaataTTGAGTCTTCCTGATGTAACATTTGAAAACTGCAGTTTACTCTGATGGGAAAGTTTGCATATCGATTCTTCATCCTCCTGGCGATGATCCTAATGGATACGAGCTTGCCTCTGAACGTTGGAACCCTGTCCATACGGTAacccatttgtttttttttttttctcaccaGTTTAGTAGCTTCTGCACACTGGTAATTTGAAGGCTTAACTGGTTAAGTCAATTTACGGGTTTGAGTTTCTTTGATTAACTATATAACTTTCCCTGCATTTGTGCAGAATGAGACTGGATTTGTTTGATTTTGAGCTTTATACCAGTTGCTTTTCAAGTAACTATGGATCTGTTTGTTGGATCATATGAGTGGGATATAATGTGGGTTGTTGTGTATGATGCAGGTAGAAACCATTATGTTGAGTATCATATCCATGCTCTCGAGTCCAAACGATGAGTCACCAGCGAACGTCGAAGCTGCAAAAGAGTGGAGAGAGAACAGAGCAGGGTTTAGGAAGAAAGTGAGTCGCTGTGTTAGAAAATCGCAAGAGATGCTATGAGCCATCTCTTCTTGGCGTTTTTATGTGTTGTAGAAATTTCGATCCTAagctaagagagagagagagagagagaacgtaACGAGCATCAATCATCAAGTAGCAAGCAGATGAATCTGTGTGCTCAAaagcttgttttcttttttatggttttggagTTGGCTTTAAGGTTTGGAATATTGTGGTGGAATCAACTCTACTCCACCTTTTAGGATTATAATCTTACTCTCGTTAATGGATTCGTTTTCACAttccttttttaatttgtttatctGATATCATAACTCTCgatcatttatataaaaatctaTAGGGAACCAAAATATGTCAACATTTTTGGTCTTGTTAATCGTTAATTCTCATGTGAATAGCATTAGGCTTGAGTGTTCTGTTCTTACTTCTTAGATTTAGAAATTAAACCGAAAATATCTGAATTTCTTTTGGATATATtctatcataaatatatatagatgagaatttaaaatattaagtgaAAGTATATTCAGAAATCTgtgaaaaactatatatatatatatctgaaatACGTATAAATAgccaaaatattataatatatttgaattacCAAAATACTGAAATTATATCAAAAATctgaaattataaatacatttaaaatacCAAGAACATATCAATGATATCCAATCTTTTGGACACTAAGATAACCGATTTGAATATTTTCCGAAAACCAAACCGATATCTACATGTAAATAGTGCGCTGGTATCATGTCTAATTCCGAAATCAAACCAAATCAGATTATCTCAGGTCGGTTCCGGTTTAATTTTTCGGTCCGGTATGCTGTGAGGAGGGATGGCTCAAACGTCATTTTCAGACTTTCTTTAATAACGACTCCGGCATTAATTACTCGACAACAGTTTCTATAACAAAACATTTTACAAAGAGACAAG is part of the Brassica rapa cultivar Chiifu-401-42 chromosome A09, CAAS_Brap_v3.01, whole genome shotgun sequence genome and harbors:
- the LOC103841444 gene encoding ubiquitin-conjugating enzyme E2 14; the protein is MEKNQASLLLQQQLKHLCKNPVDGFSAGLVDESNVFQWSVSIMGPPDTLYEGGFFNAIMTFPEEYPNLPPTVRFTSEMWHPNVYSDGKVCISILHPPGDDPNGYELASERWNPVHTVETIMLSIISMLSSPNDESPANVEAAKEWRENRAGFRKKVSRCVRKSQEML